From a region of the Archocentrus centrarchus isolate MPI-CPG fArcCen1 chromosome 18, fArcCen1, whole genome shotgun sequence genome:
- the txk gene encoding tyrosine-protein kinase Tec isoform X3, whose product MDHSIRSIICCCCAVQTREFSTRVELESRTSFCFPTRRYSGHPHRFQVDRSRRKLPLPPPEGEDGEGEGLVSVVAMYDFTAKEDTDLTLKQGEEYTILHKQDQLWWRAQDKHGNKGFIPSNYVTEKNKIEANPWYCKNITRTEAEQLLRQEEKEGGFVVRESSQKGVYTVSVYTKTLSAGGDVRHYQIKITDTGQFYLAEKHIFSSIPEVIHYHEHNAAGLVTRLRYPVGPMGRCVPATAGFSSEKWEINPSELTFMKELGSGQFGVVRLGKWRAEQRVAIKAIREGAMYEEDFIEEAKVMMKLCHPKLVQLYGVCLQQRPLLIVAEFMENGCLLNFLRQKSRTLPESWLLSMCQDVCEGMDYLEVHSFIHRDLAARNCLVNEHKVVKVSDFGMTRYVLDNQYTSNHGAKFPVKWSPPEVLHYSKYSSKSDVWSFGVVMWEIFSEGRTPFENRSNLEVVNDITSGMRLYRPQRASQPLYAIMYRCWHERPQGRPSFSELLEEIRKLAENSE is encoded by the exons ATCACTCTATCCGCTCcatcatctgctgctgctgtgctgttcAGACCAG GGAGTTCAGCACCCGTGTGGAGCTGGAGAGCAGAACCTCTTTTTGCTTCCCGACCCGACGATACTCAGGACACCCCCACCGG TTTCAGGTCGACAGGTCGAGGAGAAAGCTTCCCCTCCCCCCTCCTGAGGGCGAGGATGGCGAAGGTGAGGGCCTGGTGAGCGTCGTGGCCATGTATGACTTCACAGCTAAGGAGGACACTGACCTTACACTCAAGCAG GGGGAGGAGTACACCATCCTGCACAAACAAGACCAGCTGTGGTGGCGAGCGCAAGACAAGCACGG GAATAAAGGCTTCATCCCCAGTAACTAtgtgacagagaaaaacaaaatcgAGGCAAATCC GTGGTACTGCAAGAACATCACCAGGACAGAAGCGGAGCAGCTGCTAAGACAGGAG gagaaagagggaggatTTGTGGTGCGGGAGTCCAGTCAAAAGGGAGTCTACACCGTGTCTGTTTACACCAAAACATTAAG TGCCGGTGGAGACGTTCGGCATTACCAGATTAAAATAACGGACACCGGGCAATTCTACTTAGCTGAGAAACATATTTTCAGCTCCATACCTGAAGTTATACACTACCACGAACACAACGCAGCAG gTCTGGTGACCAGGTTGCGATATCCAGTAGGACCAATGGGAAGGTGTGTCCCTGCCACAGCAGGATTCAGCTCAG AAAAGTGGGAGATCAACCCCAGTGAGCTGACCTTCATGAAGGAGCTGGGCAGTGGGCAATTTGGCGTGGTGAGGCTTGGCAAGTGGAGGGCAGAGCAAAGAGTGGCCATCAAGGCCATCAGGGAAGGAGCCATGTATGAAGAGGACTTTATCGAGGAGGCCAAAGTCATGAT GAAACTGTGCCACCCAAAGCTGGTCCAGCTGTATGGTGTGTGCTTGcagcagcgccccctgctgaTCGTGGCTGAGTTCATGGAGAACGGCTGCCTGCTGAACTTCCTGCGGCAAAAGAGCAGAACTCTGCCAGAGTCGTGGCTTCTGTCCATGTGCCAGGACGTGTGTGAAGGGATGGATTACCTGGAGGTGCATAGTTTCATCCACAGAGACCTG gCAGCCAGAAACTGTCTGGTTAATGAGCACAAAGTGGTGAAAGTTAGCGACTTTGGAATGACCAG ATATGTTCTAGATAACCAGTACACCAGTAACCACGGCGCCAAGTTCCCAGTGAAGTGGTCCCCCCCTGAAGTTCTCCACTACAGTAAATACAGCAGCAAGTCTGATGTCTGGTCCTTCG GTGTGGTGATGTGGGAGATATTCTCTGAGGGTCGGACTCCGTTCGAAAACCGCTCAAACCTGGAAGTAGTTAATGACATCACCAGCGGGATGCGGCTGTACCGACCGCAGCGCGCCTCACAGCCTCTGTACGCCATCATGTACCGCTGCTGGCACGAG AGGCCTCAGGGTCGGCCATCTTTCTCCGAGCTGCTGGAGGAAATCAGAAAACTGGCAGAGAACTCAGAATAA
- the txk gene encoding tyrosine-protein kinase Tec isoform X2, whose protein sequence is MIHSNHSIRSIICCCCAVQTREFSTRVELESRTSFCFPTRRYSGHPHRVDRSRRKLPLPPPEGEDGEGEGLVSVVAMYDFTAKEDTDLTLKQGEEYTILHKQDQLWWRAQDKHGNKGFIPSNYVTEKNKIEANPWYCKNITRTEAEQLLRQEEKEGGFVVRESSQKGVYTVSVYTKTLSAGGDVRHYQIKITDTGQFYLAEKHIFSSIPEVIHYHEHNAAGLVTRLRYPVGPMGRCVPATAGFSSEKWEINPSELTFMKELGSGQFGVVRLGKWRAEQRVAIKAIREGAMYEEDFIEEAKVMMKLCHPKLVQLYGVCLQQRPLLIVAEFMENGCLLNFLRQKSRTLPESWLLSMCQDVCEGMDYLEVHSFIHRDLAARNCLVNEHKVVKVSDFGMTRYVLDNQYTSNHGAKFPVKWSPPEVLHYSKYSSKSDVWSFGVVMWEIFSEGRTPFENRSNLEVVNDITSGMRLYRPQRASQPLYAIMYRCWHERPQGRPSFSELLEEIRKLAENSE, encoded by the exons ATCACTCTATCCGCTCcatcatctgctgctgctgtgctgttcAGACCAG GGAGTTCAGCACCCGTGTGGAGCTGGAGAGCAGAACCTCTTTTTGCTTCCCGACCCGACGATACTCAGGACACCCCCACCGG GTCGACAGGTCGAGGAGAAAGCTTCCCCTCCCCCCTCCTGAGGGCGAGGATGGCGAAGGTGAGGGCCTGGTGAGCGTCGTGGCCATGTATGACTTCACAGCTAAGGAGGACACTGACCTTACACTCAAGCAG GGGGAGGAGTACACCATCCTGCACAAACAAGACCAGCTGTGGTGGCGAGCGCAAGACAAGCACGG GAATAAAGGCTTCATCCCCAGTAACTAtgtgacagagaaaaacaaaatcgAGGCAAATCC GTGGTACTGCAAGAACATCACCAGGACAGAAGCGGAGCAGCTGCTAAGACAGGAG gagaaagagggaggatTTGTGGTGCGGGAGTCCAGTCAAAAGGGAGTCTACACCGTGTCTGTTTACACCAAAACATTAAG TGCCGGTGGAGACGTTCGGCATTACCAGATTAAAATAACGGACACCGGGCAATTCTACTTAGCTGAGAAACATATTTTCAGCTCCATACCTGAAGTTATACACTACCACGAACACAACGCAGCAG gTCTGGTGACCAGGTTGCGATATCCAGTAGGACCAATGGGAAGGTGTGTCCCTGCCACAGCAGGATTCAGCTCAG AAAAGTGGGAGATCAACCCCAGTGAGCTGACCTTCATGAAGGAGCTGGGCAGTGGGCAATTTGGCGTGGTGAGGCTTGGCAAGTGGAGGGCAGAGCAAAGAGTGGCCATCAAGGCCATCAGGGAAGGAGCCATGTATGAAGAGGACTTTATCGAGGAGGCCAAAGTCATGAT GAAACTGTGCCACCCAAAGCTGGTCCAGCTGTATGGTGTGTGCTTGcagcagcgccccctgctgaTCGTGGCTGAGTTCATGGAGAACGGCTGCCTGCTGAACTTCCTGCGGCAAAAGAGCAGAACTCTGCCAGAGTCGTGGCTTCTGTCCATGTGCCAGGACGTGTGTGAAGGGATGGATTACCTGGAGGTGCATAGTTTCATCCACAGAGACCTG gCAGCCAGAAACTGTCTGGTTAATGAGCACAAAGTGGTGAAAGTTAGCGACTTTGGAATGACCAG ATATGTTCTAGATAACCAGTACACCAGTAACCACGGCGCCAAGTTCCCAGTGAAGTGGTCCCCCCCTGAAGTTCTCCACTACAGTAAATACAGCAGCAAGTCTGATGTCTGGTCCTTCG GTGTGGTGATGTGGGAGATATTCTCTGAGGGTCGGACTCCGTTCGAAAACCGCTCAAACCTGGAAGTAGTTAATGACATCACCAGCGGGATGCGGCTGTACCGACCGCAGCGCGCCTCACAGCCTCTGTACGCCATCATGTACCGCTGCTGGCACGAG AGGCCTCAGGGTCGGCCATCTTTCTCCGAGCTGCTGGAGGAAATCAGAAAACTGGCAGAGAACTCAGAATAA
- the txk gene encoding tyrosine-protein kinase Tec isoform X1, with product MIHSNHSIRSIICCCCAVQTREFSTRVELESRTSFCFPTRRYSGHPHRFQVDRSRRKLPLPPPEGEDGEGEGLVSVVAMYDFTAKEDTDLTLKQGEEYTILHKQDQLWWRAQDKHGNKGFIPSNYVTEKNKIEANPWYCKNITRTEAEQLLRQEEKEGGFVVRESSQKGVYTVSVYTKTLSAGGDVRHYQIKITDTGQFYLAEKHIFSSIPEVIHYHEHNAAGLVTRLRYPVGPMGRCVPATAGFSSEKWEINPSELTFMKELGSGQFGVVRLGKWRAEQRVAIKAIREGAMYEEDFIEEAKVMMKLCHPKLVQLYGVCLQQRPLLIVAEFMENGCLLNFLRQKSRTLPESWLLSMCQDVCEGMDYLEVHSFIHRDLAARNCLVNEHKVVKVSDFGMTRYVLDNQYTSNHGAKFPVKWSPPEVLHYSKYSSKSDVWSFGVVMWEIFSEGRTPFENRSNLEVVNDITSGMRLYRPQRASQPLYAIMYRCWHERPQGRPSFSELLEEIRKLAENSE from the exons ATCACTCTATCCGCTCcatcatctgctgctgctgtgctgttcAGACCAG GGAGTTCAGCACCCGTGTGGAGCTGGAGAGCAGAACCTCTTTTTGCTTCCCGACCCGACGATACTCAGGACACCCCCACCGG TTTCAGGTCGACAGGTCGAGGAGAAAGCTTCCCCTCCCCCCTCCTGAGGGCGAGGATGGCGAAGGTGAGGGCCTGGTGAGCGTCGTGGCCATGTATGACTTCACAGCTAAGGAGGACACTGACCTTACACTCAAGCAG GGGGAGGAGTACACCATCCTGCACAAACAAGACCAGCTGTGGTGGCGAGCGCAAGACAAGCACGG GAATAAAGGCTTCATCCCCAGTAACTAtgtgacagagaaaaacaaaatcgAGGCAAATCC GTGGTACTGCAAGAACATCACCAGGACAGAAGCGGAGCAGCTGCTAAGACAGGAG gagaaagagggaggatTTGTGGTGCGGGAGTCCAGTCAAAAGGGAGTCTACACCGTGTCTGTTTACACCAAAACATTAAG TGCCGGTGGAGACGTTCGGCATTACCAGATTAAAATAACGGACACCGGGCAATTCTACTTAGCTGAGAAACATATTTTCAGCTCCATACCTGAAGTTATACACTACCACGAACACAACGCAGCAG gTCTGGTGACCAGGTTGCGATATCCAGTAGGACCAATGGGAAGGTGTGTCCCTGCCACAGCAGGATTCAGCTCAG AAAAGTGGGAGATCAACCCCAGTGAGCTGACCTTCATGAAGGAGCTGGGCAGTGGGCAATTTGGCGTGGTGAGGCTTGGCAAGTGGAGGGCAGAGCAAAGAGTGGCCATCAAGGCCATCAGGGAAGGAGCCATGTATGAAGAGGACTTTATCGAGGAGGCCAAAGTCATGAT GAAACTGTGCCACCCAAAGCTGGTCCAGCTGTATGGTGTGTGCTTGcagcagcgccccctgctgaTCGTGGCTGAGTTCATGGAGAACGGCTGCCTGCTGAACTTCCTGCGGCAAAAGAGCAGAACTCTGCCAGAGTCGTGGCTTCTGTCCATGTGCCAGGACGTGTGTGAAGGGATGGATTACCTGGAGGTGCATAGTTTCATCCACAGAGACCTG gCAGCCAGAAACTGTCTGGTTAATGAGCACAAAGTGGTGAAAGTTAGCGACTTTGGAATGACCAG ATATGTTCTAGATAACCAGTACACCAGTAACCACGGCGCCAAGTTCCCAGTGAAGTGGTCCCCCCCTGAAGTTCTCCACTACAGTAAATACAGCAGCAAGTCTGATGTCTGGTCCTTCG GTGTGGTGATGTGGGAGATATTCTCTGAGGGTCGGACTCCGTTCGAAAACCGCTCAAACCTGGAAGTAGTTAATGACATCACCAGCGGGATGCGGCTGTACCGACCGCAGCGCGCCTCACAGCCTCTGTACGCCATCATGTACCGCTGCTGGCACGAG AGGCCTCAGGGTCGGCCATCTTTCTCCGAGCTGCTGGAGGAAATCAGAAAACTGGCAGAGAACTCAGAATAA
- the LOC115797301 gene encoding uncharacterized protein LOC115797301 — MERYESLGPVGEGSYGTVLKCRHRDTGRLVAIKKFTDSDDDKMVKKIAHREIKLLRQLRHDNLVNLLEVWKRRRRWYLVFEFVDRTLLDDLEQNPSGLELNTCRQYLHQILRAAAFCHQQNIIHRDIKPENILISQEGVVKLCDFGFARTVALTTEGGVYTDYVATRWYRAPELLVGDIKYSKPVDVWALGCVLLEMLTGQPLFPGDSDLDQIYQIIRCFGNLTTHHQELFYRNPVFSGVRLPECSGRVALQQRFPTITPTALDLAQRCLEMDPERRAQCSELLEHPLFTQDSFHIRFLEELNAKIQKDHRENSTFPKITKNPRKDEGDVRSCRGKDKKQHEGMNEKVNKEKMEKTKRKHPLKVSKTTRHSEPMSSTKQSKSGKVIQDAAQSSMAIKSKAGKATGIDSKKESEIPTLTKTLTLDLSETSRMVACLENNNSASAKPKHEHVLSPDTREDHENTALCATEKSTQDISRLCKLESSQEFEKKLDKTNKKVSKLLKHSTTDHLNFTLSSKPSVESATDWSTIGLPLKSNKDHIEIHTTLFVINQCETNAGVEDLTNQTADSDQRKTSGHPKGPSSNPKPSRSISEMNNSLLPTSKSHTSDLPTQSSTVFMEASPPQSNKVFGSSSKELPEHIHLREDNDIKEDMKILHSSGGEYKWNLESSCLHQQSISKPKTCTETKTTSNERTFETLNVSDKENQENLALTVSVSATANLSVAQTTNTSGSSAKEKQNNTSAFESDVKSWKVPQSKCLVGGEFKMKSSSFSDHMTSTVFPQTQKPTLATDHSKMNENPEQTDKTNISSGPDLTSVTSTETLHLKALTRSSVLHNKDSADLNEFDLSVSCFSSPPPSSSIPLLLPPSSTSLVNSSIVRTHSSAISDHSILGAGSHPRTPTVRCLDKPRHHGGIYSRKAQQFPPSNVTGSLTFQGPEKSQTFEHSFVSDCPSNSCGVAVAKNKLHIHFPDLSCSVLPEVRGREGKQNKGAFKEQRKDKQPLPSHLPAEPQQYGHNNTNTYTPKQT; from the exons ATGGAGCGTTATGAATCATTGGGCCCGGTTGGGGAGGGCAGTTACGGCACTGTGCTTAAGTGTCGTCATCGAGACACCGGTCGCCTTGTCGCCATCAAGAAATTTACGGACTCTGATGATGACAAGATGGTGAAGAAGATTGCCCACAGGGAGATCAAGCTACTCAGG CAACTGCGGCATGACAATCTGGTGAACCTCCTAGAGGTGTGGAAGCGCCGTCGCCGATGGTATCTGGTGTTTGAGTTTGTGGACCGGACGCTTTTGGATGATCTGGAGCAAAACCCAAGCGGACTGGAGCTGAACACATGCCGGCAGTACCTTCACCAGATCCTGAGGGCTGCTGCCTTCTGCCACCAGCAAAAT ATCATCCATCGTGACATCAAACCAGAGAACATCCTCATCTCTCAGGAGGGCGTGGTCAAGTTGTGTGATTTTGGCTTTGCCCGCACTGTGGCATTGACCACTGAGGGTGGAGTTTACACTGACTACGTGGCCACTCGATGGTACAGAGCCCCCGAACTGCTGGTTGGAGACATCAAGTACAGCAA ACCAGTAGATGTGTGGGCCTTGGGATGTGTATTATTAGAGATGTTAACAGGTCAGCCTCTGTTTCCTGGAGACTCAGACCTTGACCAAATATATCAGATCATCAGGTGCTTTG GTAACCTTACAACTCATCACCAGGAGCTCTTCTACAGAAATCCTGTATTTTCTGGAGTCAGGCTGCCTGAATGTTCTGGCAGAGTCGCTCTCCAGCAGCGCTTCCCTACAATCACACCCACTGCCCTGGATCTGGCACAG AGGTGTCTAGAGATGGATCCAGAAAGACGAGCTCAGTGCTCGGAGCTGTTAGAGCATCCACTTTTCACACAAGATTCCTTCCACATCAG ATTTTTGGAGGAGCTAAATGCTAAGATCCAAAAGGACCACAGAGAAAACTCCACCTTTCCCAAAATAACCAAAAACCCAAGAAAGGATGAAGGGGATGTGAGAAGCTGTAGAGGCAAGGACAAGAAACAACATGAAGGCATGAATGAGAAAGTCAACAAGGAAAAGatggagaaaacaaaaagaaaacaccctCTGAAGGTGTCTAAAACCACTCGACATTCAGAACCTATGAGCTCCACTAAGCAATCCAAATCAGGCAAGGTTATCCAGGATGCAGCTCAATCTTCCATGGCCATTAAAAGTAAAGCAGGCAAAGCCACAGGTATAGATTCGAAGAAAGAATCAGAGATTCCCACGTTAACTAAAACCCTTACTCTTGATTTGTCAGAGACCTCCAGGATGGTGGCATGCCTAGAGAACAATAACAGTGCATCAGCAAAACCTAAACATGAGCACGTGCTATCTCCAGATACAAGGGAAGACCATGAAAATACTGCGTTGTGTGCGACTGAGAAAAGCACGCAGGACATCTCGAGATTGTGTAAATTGGAATCAAGTCAGGAGTTTGagaaaaaattggacaaaacaaacaaaaaagtttccAAATTGTTGAAACATTCAACCACTGACCACCTAAATTTCACTTTGTCTTCAAAACCTTCTGTGGAATCAGCCACTGATTGGTCCACCATAGGCTTGCcattaaaatcaaacaaagatCACATTGAGATCCATACTACACTGTTTGTCATCAACCAGTGTGAAACCAATGCTGGTGTAGAGGATCTGACCAATCAAACAGCTGACTCCGACCAAAGAAAGACATCCGGACATCCAAAAGGACCATCATCAAATCCCAAGCCATCTAGGTCAATTTCAGAAATGAACAACTCCCTTTTGCCCACATCAAAGAGTCATACTTCAGATCTTCCAACACAGTCTTCCACAGTTTTTATGGAGGCCAGTCCCCCCCAGAGTAATAAGGTCTTTGGCTCGTCTTCCAAGGAGCTTCCAGAACACATTCATCTTAGAGAAGACAATGACATCAAAGAGGACATGAAAATATTACATTCTTCAGGTGGAGAGTACAAGTGGAATCTTGAATCGTCTTGCCTACATCAGCAGAGCATTTCCAAACCTAAGACCTGTACGGAAACCAAAACAACTTCAAATGAACGCACATTTGAAACACTGAATGTCTCGGATAAAGAGAACCAAGAAAATTTAGCTCTTACTGTGTCTGTTAGTGCAACAGCCAATTTATCAGTAGCTCAAACCACCAATACCTCTGGAAGTTCAGCTAAAGAGAAACAGAACAACACCAGTGCCTTTGAATCTGATGTAAAATCTTGGAAAGTTCCTCAATCCAAATGTTTAGTTGGAGGAGAATTTAAAATGAAGTCCAGTTCTTTCAGCGACCACATGACCTCTACAGTATTCCCACAGACTCAAAAACCTACTCTTGCTACTGATCACAGCAAGATGAATGAAAACCCagaacaaactgacaaaacaaatatatctAGTGGTCCAGATCTGACTTCAGTCACATCTACAGAAACTCTACACCTCAAAGCTTTGACAAGAAGCTCCGTCCTTCACAACAAAGACAGTGCAGACCTTAATGAGTTTGATCTGAGTGtctcctgtttttcttcacctcctccatcctcttcgattcctctcctcctccctccatcctCCACATCTCTTGTCAACTCCTCAATCGTCAGAACCCACAGCTCAGCCATCAGTGACCATTCTATCCTAGGGGCAGGTTCCCATCCGAGGACTCCCACCGTCAG ATGTTTAGACAAGCCAAGACATCACGGTGGCATTTATAGCCGAAAGGCCCAACAGTTTCCACCGAGTAATGTTACAGGATCACTCACCTTTCAG GGACCAGAGAAGAGTCAGACCTTCGAACACTCCTTTGTATCTGACTGCCCCAGTAACAGCTGTGGTGTTGCAGTGGCtaaaaataaattgcacatCCATTTCCCAGATCTAAGTTGTTCAGTGCTGCCAGAGGTTAGAGGAAGAGAAG gaaaacaaaataaaggagCTTTCAAAGAGCAGAGGAAAGACAAACAGCCACTTCCCTCACATCTGCCAGCAGAACCACAGCAGTATggacacaacaacacaaacacatacacacccaaacaaacataG
- the LOC115797183 gene encoding uncharacterized protein LOC115797183, whose amino-acid sequence MNITGNPDVATAIHEYFESGHTYEVILDMLRTNHDVSFSMRTLKTHLKEAGLYRRRNYSPLPEVRHAIMTELRGPGQLFGYRTMWQVLKQKHKLRVKRDGVMRLLRQLNPQGIAMRTRRRFTRRTYHSMGPNYIWHVDGYDKLKPFGLALSGCIDGFSRRMMWLVCGATNNNPSVIALNYINCVKSLGVIPMRLRTDLGTENGTLAAIQCTLRHAHTDYYAGSSSHSYGSSTGNQRIESWWSFLRTGRSQFWMDLFGDLRDFGTFNGSHEHQCLLRFCFSSVLQKDLDECKDLWNKHRIRPSRLASCPGGIPDELYLLPHRYGSRDCGFAVEERELDVFPEARQATELCGDQNIEEYLQQAVQQNGLQQPQDWESATELYLLLKDIARFWTNYLNPNF is encoded by the exons ATGAATATTACTGGTAATCCAGACGTAGCTACCGCTATCCACGAATATTTTGAGTCAGGACATACATACGAGGTGATACTGGACATGCTCAGGACTAACCACGATGTTTCATTTAGTATGCGTACACTGAAGACGCATTTAAAAGAAGCTGGACTGTACAGACGACGGAACTACTCTCCACTTCCTGAAGTGAGACATGCCATTATGACAGAGCTGAGAGGACCAGGGCAGTTGTTTGGCTATCGGACTATGTGGCAAGttctcaaacaaaaacacaagctacGTGTCAAACGTGATGGAGTTATGAGACTGTTGAGACAGCTGAATCCTCAAGGAATCGCCATGAGGACTCGCAGGAGGTTTACAAGACGCACGTATCACTCCATGGGGCCCAATTACATATGGCATGTAGATGGTTACGACAAACTGAAGCCATTCGGCTTGGCGCTCTCAGGATGTATAGATGGTTTTTCAAGAAGAATGATGTGGCTTGTTTGTGGAGCAACCAACAACAATCCTTCTGTCATTGCTCTCAATTATATAAACTGTGTCAAGAGTCTTGGAGTGATACCAATGAGACTACGAACAGACCTCGGGACTGAGAATGGGACTTTGGCAGCAATACAGTGTACCCTCCGTCATGCGCACACAGACTATTATGCTGGATCATCAAGCCACAGTTACGGATCATCAACAGGGAATCAACGCATCGAGTCATGGTGGTCTTTTCTCAGAACAGGAAG GTCTCAGTTTTGGATGGACTTGTTTGGAGATCTAAGAGACTTCGGAACCTTCAATGGAAGCCATGAACATCAATGCTTGCTGAGATTCTGCTTCAGCAGTGTTCTGCAGAAAGACCTGGATGAATGCAAAGACCTCTGGAACAAACACAGGATCCGGCCAAGCAGACTTGCATCATGTCCTGGGGGAATTCCAGATGAACTCTATCTCTTGCCTCACAG ATATGGTTCAAGAGACTGTGGATTTGCTGTTGAGGAGAGGGAACTGGATGTGTTCCCTGAAGCAAGGCAAGCGACTGAATTGTGTGGTGATCAAAACATTGAGGAATACCTACAACAGGCTGTACAACAAAATGGACTACAGCAGCCACAAGACTGGGAATCAGCCACAGAACTGTATTTATTGCTGAAAGATATAGCCAGGTTTTGGACAAACTACCTGAACCCAAATTTTTGa
- the LOC115797182 gene encoding uncharacterized protein LOC115797182, whose protein sequence is MACARRQDSHIAMYCPNCGKELVELSPNFCSNCGKRIQEICVGSTPQPSTRQTIPPCPTPAFSTFLEYQQKKNEERQKYSVGRKGLKHKEKIKVRINVGLMVIQKGGLRPQRGKNISLTTDPDISATTLLSQAVKKMKDFNKDIKDGPFLLLYPDGTEVINIPGTQRPFTLGAYKAEVGKPYQRITVFICLKRDFEEVGNLSDLSDSDPEIVIKKSSELDLADTLPWEPLDESSPLQQVAETEDDVGDLVLSNEVQQDIDLDNRKDPGTRECLTVQSSCYRNYTNLFEPILIDDEDDVEDLTHDKEKELPTEEPVKTNVQAHEIIAHLALAIDRKKVSRFNICRSDVWDGAVRGFQRSTYSDSNDMFIKFNDDAGCFEEGLDTGGPRREFLTLLMSHLRNRPIFDGPPENRYLVCNSRAAREDEYFLAGKMIAVSIVHGGPAPHFLSKNLVNHMIGNPSFSATVEDVQDEEIGKVLQQVLEAESEESLQNVILQNSTMFQTAGCLRSVKTCEKQAFVEEYLRWYIIDRNHSAIQRFKDGLASLGFLPALQQHSSVLSPVLCFSAKALTASDLETMFRPDLSATGSNRRQKEGKTLGFWADYLLDSEEKMTAVSLEDLLMFATGLAALPPAGIMPPPRLEFLSDSPFPVANTCANTLKLPLLESYIVFKANMDFGIQNAPGFGCH, encoded by the exons ATGGCGTGCGCTCGGCGGCAAGACAGTCATATCGCTATGTATTGTCCTAACTGCGGGAAAGAGCTGGTTGAGCTGTCACCAAACTTTTGCAGCAACTGTGGCAAGAGGATTCAAGAAATATGTGTCGGAAGTACTCCACAGCCTTCAA CACGACAGACTATTCCACCCTGCCCGACTCCAGCCTTCAGCACCTTCCTAGAAtatcaacaaaagaaaaacgaGGAGCGGCAAAAGTATTCTGTAGGGAGAAAGGGGTTAAAGcacaaggaaaaaataaaagttcgg ATAAATGTTGGCTTGATGGTCATTCAGAAGGGTGGTCTAAGGCCACAACGTGGAAAAAATATTTCCCTTACAACAGACCCAGACATCTCTGCCACAACTCTGCTTAGTCAggctgttaaaaaaatgaaggacttcaacaaagatataaaagatgggcCTTTCCTTCTTCTGTATCCAGATGGGACAGAGGTTATTAATATCCCTGGGACACAAAGACCTTTTACCCTTGGTGCTTATAAGGCTGAAGTTGGCAAGCCATATCAAAGGATTACTGTTTTCATCTGCTTGAAAAGGGACTTTGAAGAAG TTGGAAATTTGTCAGACTTGTCTGACTCTGACCCAGAGATTGTTATTAAAAAATCCTCAGAGTTGGATCTTGCTGATACACTG CCATGGGAACCTCTGGATGAAAGCAGTCCTTTACAACAAGTGGCAGAAACAGA GGATGATGTTGGGGATCTAGTGCTTTCAAATGAAGTACAACAG gatATAGATTTGGATAACAGAAAAGATCCAGGCACCCGTGAATGTCTCACTGTCCAGAGCTCCTGTTACAG AAACTACACCAACCTGTTTGAACCCATTCTGATTGACGACGAAGACGATGTTGAAGATCTTACTCATGACAAAGAGAAAGAGCTGCCTACAGAAGAGCCTGT aaaaacaaatgtgcagGCACATGAAATTATTGCACATCTGGCACTGGCAATTGACCGCAAGAAGGTCAGCAGGTTCAATATATGTCGGTCAGATGTATGGGATGGAGCTGTTCGCGGATTTCAACGCAGCACGTACTCTGACAGCAATGACATGTTCATCAAGTTTAATGACGATGCTGGCTGCTTTGAAGAAGGGTTGGATACAGGCGGCCCAAGGCGTGAATTCCTTACACTTCTCATGAGCCATCTGAGAAATCGCCCCATCTTCGATGGACCCCCAGAAAACCGTTATCTTGTCTGCAATTCAAGAG CTGCCAGGGAAGATGAGTATTTTTTAGCAGGAAAGATGATTGCTGTATCCATTGTACACGGGGGACCAGCACCACATTTTCTGTCAAAGAACCTGGTCAACCACATGATAGGGAATCCAAGTTTCAGCGCAACTGTAGAAGATGTGCAAGATGAGGAGATAGGGAAAGTTCTGCAGCAG GTCCTGGAAGCAGAATCAGAGGAATCTctgcaaaatgtaattttgcaaAACAGTACCATGTTCCAAACTGCTGGATGCCTCAGAAGTGTGAAGACATGTGAGAAGCAAGCTTTTGTGGAGGAGTATCTCAGATGGTACATCATTGACAGAAACCACAGTGCCATTCAACG ATTCAAAGATGGATTGGCAAGTCTTGGTTTCCTCCCTGCACTGCAGCAGCATTCCAGTGTTCTGTCCCCAGTCTTATGCTTCTCTGCCAAGGCCCTGACTGCTTCAGACTTGGAGACCATGTTCAGACCAGATCTCAGCGCAACAGGAAGCAACAGGCGTCAGAAGGAGGGAAAAACACTGGGCTTTTGGGCAGATTATCTCCTTGATTCAGAAG AAAAAATGACAGCTGTATCTCTGGAAGATCTGTTGATGTTTGCTACAGGTCTGGCAGCACTTCCACCAGCAGGCATAATGCCACCTCCACGCCTCGAGTTTTTAAGTGATTCACCTTTTCCAGTTGCAAACACCTGTGCAAATACACTGAAGCTACCGCTTTTGGAATCATACATTGTTTTTAAGGCAAACATGGACTTTGGGATCCAAAATGCTCCAGGATTCGGCTGTCATTAA